In Gammaproteobacteria bacterium, the DNA window CAACATTTGGCGCATGGAAACATTGGCCATGGATATAGTGCTCCAGAAAATGGGTTATGGACCTCCACGCACCCCAACCATCAACCTGTCGCCAGGCACCCGGACGGTCGTGACGATGCGTGTGTGGAATATTTGCCAGCAAGGGCGGCGCTTTATAACATAACATTCTCCACAGAACAAATCCGGCTTGCGTCTGGATTTTTCTGCCTAACCAATAAATAATTTATAATCATAAAATTACGGAGAATCCAAAGCGTATGCCGATTATTATCAAAGGGCCAGCGGAAATCGAAAAAATGCGTATCGCCTGCCGCCTAGCGGTTGATGTATTGCAAATGATCGAACCCTACGTTAAGGCCGGGATAACTACTGGCGAGTTAGACAAAATTTGCCATGACTACATCGTAAATGTTCAGCACGCTATTCCTGCGCCACTTTACTATCGTGGTTTTCCGCGTTCTATTTGCACCTCAGTCAACCATCAAGTCTGCCATGGAATTCCCGGCGAGCGCATTCTCAAAAATGGCGACATCATCAATATTGATATCACTGTCATCAAGAATGGCTGGCACGGGGATACCAGCAAAATGTTTTTCATCGGCGAGCCGAATGTCGCAGCCCGACGGATTACGCGGATTAGTTACGAATGTCTATGCATCGGCATCATGGCGGCACGTCCGGGCCAGCACCTGGGAGACATCGGCTACGCCATCCAATCTCACGCCGAACGTCATGGTTGCTCGGTGGTACGCGACTATTGCGGTCATGGCATTGGTCAGGCGTTTCACGAAGACCCTCAGGTTTTGCATTACGGCGAACCCGGCAAAGGAGAGATGCTGGTCCCTGGAATGACTTTTACTCTCGAACCCATGATCAACCTGGGCAAGGCGGCGGTGAAACTAATGCCGGACAAATGGACAGTAATTACCAAGGATCGTAGTCTTTCAGCGCAATGGGAGCACACATTGTTGGTTACCGAACAGGGTACAGAAATCCTGACAATTTTCCCCGGAGAAGAATCAATTTTTACGTAAACAACATTATGAGAATATGGGATATTAATCCAGGCTATCTAAACCGTCAAAGTTTGCTTGGGGAGCACCGCGA includes these proteins:
- the map gene encoding methionine aminopeptidase → MPIIIKGPAEIEKMRIACRLAVDVLQMIEPYVKAGITTGELDKICHDYIVNVQHAIPAPLYYRGFPRSICTSVNHQVCHGIPGERILKNGDIINIDITVIKNGWHGDTSKMFFIGEPNVAARRITRISYECLCIGIMAARPGQHLGDIGYAIQSHAERHGCSVVRDYCGHGIGQAFHEDPQVLHYGEPGKGEMLVPGMTFTLEPMINLGKAAVKLMPDKWTVITKDRSLSAQWEHTLLVTEQGTEILTIFPGEESIFT